The following are encoded together in the Adhaeribacter arboris genome:
- a CDS encoding TonB-dependent receptor, which translates to MRVIKILLFLMVALFHQGVKGQAIGDTLIGGNLPEVQVTAQHYLRYTIGSRTTQLDSAYLQINNAATLADVLQSRSPIYLKSYGNGMLSTISFRGTSASQTAVLWNGFNINLPTLGQTDFSQIPVTAVQAVQLQHGSGSANFGTGAIGGTVLLSSQANWQPGWQFRAQQDFGSFGYNFRQLAGKFSSKKVSVETSFYRRLAENNFEFKNTTQFGAPVQRQENASINQWGLTTNLNLRLNSRNIVAIRNWFTNNNDQSQPNMVAANTHARLANRNWRLMGEWTNHAKMARTIVRAAYFSDYMRYRDDNTFSETQVNTYQAQAEHSFTLAKKLTLTQAVIFNILRPR; encoded by the coding sequence ATGCGCGTAATAAAAATTTTGCTTTTCTTAATGGTGGCGCTGTTCCATCAAGGCGTTAAAGGGCAAGCTATCGGCGATACTTTAATTGGCGGAAATCTGCCGGAGGTGCAAGTTACCGCGCAACATTATCTTCGGTATACCATTGGCTCCCGCACCACCCAACTGGATTCGGCTTACTTACAAATAAATAATGCCGCCACTTTAGCCGATGTATTGCAGAGCCGCAGCCCCATTTACCTGAAAAGCTACGGCAACGGCATGCTTTCTACTATTTCTTTCCGGGGAACTTCGGCTAGCCAAACGGCGGTGTTATGGAATGGTTTTAACATTAACCTGCCTACTTTAGGCCAAACTGATTTCTCCCAGATTCCGGTTACGGCGGTACAAGCCGTACAACTGCAACATGGTTCGGGTAGCGCCAATTTTGGTACGGGCGCTATTGGCGGTACCGTTTTACTTTCGTCGCAAGCTAACTGGCAACCGGGTTGGCAGTTTCGGGCTCAACAAGATTTTGGCAGTTTTGGGTATAATTTTCGCCAACTGGCCGGTAAGTTTAGCTCGAAAAAAGTAAGTGTAGAAACCAGTTTTTACCGCCGGTTGGCCGAGAACAATTTCGAATTTAAAAATACCACCCAGTTTGGCGCGCCCGTTCAACGCCAGGAAAACGCTTCTATCAACCAATGGGGCCTTACAACCAACCTGAATCTGCGGCTGAACTCCCGTAATATTGTAGCTATTCGTAATTGGTTTACCAACAATAATGACCAATCGCAGCCTAACATGGTGGCCGCTAATACCCATGCCCGCCTGGCTAACCGTAACTGGCGACTTATGGGCGAATGGACCAACCATGCTAAAATGGCTCGAACCATTGTGCGGGCCGCATATTTTTCAGATTATATGCGCTACCGCGACGATAACACTTTTTCAGAAACTCAGGTAAATACATATCAGGCTCAAGCAGAGCATAGCTTTACTTTAGCAAAAAAATTAACGTTGACGCAGGCAGTGATATTCAATATTTTACGGCCGAGGTAG
- a CDS encoding TonB-dependent receptor domain-containing protein translates to MQYFTAEVDGYGKKVNETRASGFLLFRYDPLSFLHLNLNLRQAWVIGFNPPLAPTLGFALDVLKKNKYNLTWKGAATRGYRVPTLNDRYWPTGNANLKPENSYNFETGFLHKYTPGRFSLENELTAYQMQVENWIQWLPATSTGIWSPQNLKQVHVTGAEFSSKFSWFLRYGKLTGGVNYSYTSSQQAKTYSNSSEPIGKQLIYVPYHTATTYADITYKTWLLTANYQYTGGRYTTAENTRSLPAYGLVTLYGGKTFPIGKASFQIIARVNNLTNQVYQNLEYYALPGRNYQLSSRFTFR, encoded by the coding sequence ATTCAATATTTTACGGCCGAGGTAGATGGGTACGGAAAAAAAGTAAATGAGACCAGAGCCTCCGGTTTTCTTCTGTTTCGTTACGATCCTTTGTCTTTTCTGCACCTCAACCTGAACTTGCGTCAGGCTTGGGTAATTGGTTTTAACCCACCCTTGGCTCCTACCTTGGGTTTTGCCCTGGATGTACTTAAAAAAAATAAATATAATCTTACTTGGAAAGGAGCAGCTACGCGGGGCTACCGGGTTCCGACCTTAAATGATCGGTATTGGCCAACGGGTAATGCAAACTTAAAACCTGAGAACAGCTATAATTTTGAAACGGGTTTCCTGCATAAATATACCCCAGGCAGATTTAGCTTAGAAAATGAATTGACCGCTTACCAAATGCAGGTTGAAAATTGGATTCAATGGTTACCTGCCACTAGTACCGGCATTTGGTCGCCCCAAAACCTGAAACAAGTACACGTTACGGGAGCCGAATTTTCAAGTAAATTTTCCTGGTTTCTCCGGTATGGTAAACTAACCGGCGGCGTAAATTACAGTTATACTTCCTCGCAGCAGGCAAAAACTTACAGCAATTCTTCAGAACCAATCGGGAAACAACTGATATACGTGCCTTACCATACGGCTACTACTTACGCCGATATTACTTATAAAACCTGGCTGCTCACGGCTAATTACCAATATACGGGGGGCCGGTATACTACCGCCGAAAATACCCGCTCCTTGCCCGCTTACGGATTAGTAACACTTTACGGCGGCAAAACTTTTCCTATTGGTAAGGCTAGTTTTCAAATAATAGCCCGGGTAAATAATTTGACTAACCAAGTTTACCAGAACTTAGAATATTACGCTCTGCCCGGTCGGAACTACCAGCTTAGTAGCCGCTTTACTTTCCGTTAA
- a CDS encoding YncE family protein, whose protein sequence is MNKNLFNQSVLIGFCLSSIFLTSCTDDDSNGGNTVPKGTYEKGVFVVNEGNFQKGNGAISFFDKQNKTVIADVFRTENNRPLGDVVQSATIHNDRTYVVVNNSNKIEIADANTFKSLGVINDLQLPRYLVVANNKGYVTEWVSFSGNGRVSVIDLTTNTIIKSLEVRKLPEKLIAVNNKIYVTNSGDNTISVINPTTDAIETTLTVGDSPNSLAVDAANKLWVLCGGQKNYNPDYSINENTSTPGSLIRINLATNAIEATLTFTSKTQSPEDLMVNGSKNKLYYRYSGKVFQQEIASTTLNSAAFLNRNFYGIGVDPVDNLIYGADAGSFTSDGKVVRFNPNGSPVDSFTVSLLPSEFLFK, encoded by the coding sequence ATGAACAAAAACTTATTTAACCAATCGGTTCTGATTGGCTTTTGCCTCAGCAGTATTTTTTTAACCAGTTGTACTGATGATGACTCGAATGGCGGCAATACCGTGCCTAAAGGCACTTACGAGAAAGGTGTTTTTGTAGTAAACGAAGGAAATTTTCAGAAAGGCAATGGTGCCATAAGCTTTTTTGATAAGCAAAATAAAACTGTTATAGCAGATGTTTTCCGCACGGAAAATAACCGGCCTTTAGGCGATGTGGTGCAGTCGGCAACCATTCATAATGACCGTACTTATGTAGTGGTAAATAACAGCAACAAAATAGAAATAGCGGATGCCAATACCTTTAAATCGCTGGGAGTAATTAATGATTTGCAGCTACCTCGTTATTTAGTGGTAGCGAATAACAAAGGATATGTAACGGAGTGGGTTAGTTTTAGCGGAAATGGCCGGGTTTCTGTCATTGATTTAACCACCAATACTATCATTAAAAGTTTGGAAGTAAGGAAACTCCCCGAAAAATTAATAGCAGTAAATAACAAGATTTACGTTACAAATTCCGGCGACAATACTATTTCCGTTATCAACCCCACTACCGATGCTATAGAAACGACCCTTACAGTAGGCGATTCACCGAACAGTTTGGCCGTAGATGCCGCGAATAAATTGTGGGTACTGTGCGGTGGTCAGAAAAACTATAATCCGGATTATTCTATTAACGAGAACACCAGTACGCCCGGAAGTTTAATCCGGATTAATCTGGCTACCAATGCCATAGAAGCTACTTTAACTTTTACGTCTAAAACCCAATCGCCGGAAGACTTAATGGTAAACGGCTCTAAAAACAAACTATACTATCGTTACAGCGGCAAAGTTTTTCAACAAGAAATTGCTAGCACCACTTTGAACTCTGCAGCATTCCTGAACCGTAATTTTTATGGTATTGGCGTTGACCCGGTTGATAATTTAATTTATGGGGCTGATGCGGGTTCATTTACCTCTGATGGCAAAGTAGTGCGTTTTAATCCGAATGGTTCACCGGTAGATTCTTTCACGGTTAGCCTACTACCCAGCGAGTTCTTATTTAAGTAA
- a CDS encoding amidophosphoribosyltransferase, whose amino-acid sequence MSDAIKHECGIALIRLRKPTQYYVDKYGTAMYGINKLYLLMEKQHNRGQDGAGVASIKIDAEPGTEYISRYRSVKTRAIPAIFGKIGDSYTKLKKRFPEQVNDTKWLKKNLSFLGDVYLGHLRYGTHGLNSIDNCHPMVRENNWRSRSLAVAGNFNMTNADELFNVLVDIGQHPRQTTDTITVLEKIGHFLDEENQTLFDSYKQERYTNTEISHLIEENLNLQRVLRRACKDFDGGYAMAGLTGYGAAFVVRDPAGIRPAYYYIDEEVVVVASEKPAIKTAFGIDYSQIQEVTPGHALIINKNGGSRELEILAEAEKKSCSFERIYFSRGNDPEIYQERKRMGHLLCEQVLEAIDYDLKNTVFSYIPNTAETAWLGMMQGIEDYLRQYRKEAILKGASPEELDEILTAKPRAEKLVIKDAKMRTFITDNDNRDDLVAHVYDTTYEVIKKGVDTIVMIDDSIVRGTTLEKSIIRMLDRLEPKKIVVVSCAPQIRYPDCYGIDMSKLKEFVAFRAMLQLLEDNGQDYKLDEVYDKCRAHEGTEAFKRTNFVKELFDLFTPEQISNKVAEIVRGPEINAEIEVIFQTIENLHLACPNHTGDWYFTGNYPTPGGNKVVNRAFMNFMEKKEVRAY is encoded by the coding sequence ATGAGCGACGCAATAAAGCATGAGTGTGGTATTGCCTTAATTAGGCTACGAAAACCCACCCAATATTATGTCGATAAGTATGGTACCGCCATGTACGGCATTAATAAGTTGTACCTTTTAATGGAAAAACAGCATAACCGCGGTCAAGATGGTGCCGGGGTAGCTAGTATAAAAATAGACGCCGAACCGGGAACCGAATATATTTCGCGTTATCGGTCGGTTAAAACCCGGGCAATCCCGGCTATTTTCGGTAAAATCGGTGATTCTTATACTAAGTTAAAGAAACGGTTCCCGGAGCAAGTGAACGATACCAAATGGCTCAAGAAAAATCTCTCTTTTTTAGGGGATGTTTACTTGGGCCATTTGCGTTATGGCACGCACGGCCTGAACAGCATTGATAATTGCCACCCGATGGTACGCGAAAATAATTGGCGGAGCCGTAGCCTGGCCGTAGCCGGTAATTTTAACATGACCAATGCCGACGAGTTATTTAATGTGTTAGTGGATATTGGTCAGCATCCACGCCAAACTACGGATACTATTACAGTACTGGAAAAAATCGGTCACTTTCTCGACGAAGAAAATCAAACCTTGTTTGACTCTTACAAACAAGAGCGCTATACCAATACCGAAATATCGCACCTGATTGAAGAAAATTTAAATTTACAACGGGTACTGCGGCGGGCTTGTAAAGACTTTGATGGTGGTTATGCCATGGCCGGGTTAACGGGCTACGGGGCGGCTTTTGTGGTACGTGATCCGGCCGGTATCCGTCCGGCTTATTATTACATCGACGAAGAAGTGGTAGTTGTAGCTTCGGAAAAGCCGGCCATTAAAACGGCTTTTGGGATTGATTACAGCCAGATTCAGGAAGTTACGCCGGGTCACGCTTTAATTATTAATAAAAATGGCGGTTCCCGCGAACTCGAAATTTTAGCCGAAGCCGAGAAAAAATCCTGCAGTTTCGAAAGAATTTACTTTTCGCGCGGTAACGATCCCGAGATTTATCAGGAGCGCAAGCGTATGGGCCATTTACTTTGCGAACAGGTACTCGAAGCCATTGATTACGATTTAAAAAACACCGTTTTCTCTTATATTCCGAATACTGCCGAAACTGCCTGGTTGGGTATGATGCAAGGAATTGAGGATTATCTGCGCCAATACCGCAAGGAAGCTATTTTGAAAGGGGCAAGTCCGGAAGAGTTAGACGAGATTTTAACTGCTAAGCCTCGGGCCGAAAAACTGGTGATTAAAGACGCGAAAATGCGCACCTTTATTACTGATAACGACAACCGCGACGATTTGGTAGCGCACGTTTACGATACTACTTACGAAGTAATTAAAAAAGGGGTGGATACCATTGTCATGATTGATGATTCAATTGTGCGAGGTACTACCCTGGAGAAAAGTATTATCCGGATGCTCGACCGGCTGGAACCAAAGAAAATTGTGGTAGTTTCCTGCGCACCGCAAATTCGCTATCCGGATTGTTACGGCATAGATATGTCGAAGTTAAAAGAATTTGTAGCGTTCCGGGCAATGTTACAGTTATTAGAGGATAATGGGCAAGATTATAAACTGGATGAGGTCTACGATAAATGCCGGGCGCACGAGGGTACCGAAGCTTTTAAGCGGACTAATTTTGTAAAAGAACTATTTGATTTATTTACACCGGAGCAAATATCCAATAAAGTAGCCGAAATTGTTCGCGGACCCGAAATTAACGCGGAAATAGAAGTTATTTTCCAGACTATTGAGAACCTGCACTTAGCTTGCCCTAACCATACCGGCGACTGGTATTTTACGGGTAATTATCCCACGCCGGGTGGGAACAAAGTAGTAAACCGCGCCTTTATGAATTTTATGGAAAAGAAAGAAGTACGGGCTTATTAA
- a CDS encoding NADH-quinone oxidoreductase subunit N: MQKSILSLTATLEQIQNGLGALLPEILLAVFCLLVVFTDLFKSNFAKSALPFLALLGFGLVLWVQFFEGFSISRYARPEPFLLGLLIKDGLSMYAGILFNLAAILTILLAWQYQPFKTHFFGRGEFYAYLLVLVVGLNLMVKSANLLLLFVSIELVSIASYLLTMIVKENVRSTEAGMKYILYGTMAAGVMLYGMSFLYGFTGSLQFLQPDFWQAVNQVYPVAVTVGIVLTLAGLLFKISAAPFHFWAPDVYENTPTPVVALFSTAPKIAGILVLLRFVEVLKAQKLYQALYFDVLLFVAGIALFTLVIGNFTALWQSKPKRMLAYSSVSHAGFMLAACLSLSGDNLSNLLFYVTILLFTNFGIFLFIQEFEEQLGVFTFPDFSGWGKHYPFIGIVAIVFLISLTGLPPTAGFTAKLLVFSSVWQTYQVSGNPLMLLLVVAGLLFTGVAFFYYVKIPYFLFFKRNFRKEKKVIPITSRVLILVLALPVVVFFFRTDWLINFIHLFIK, encoded by the coding sequence GTGCAGAAATCTATTCTTTCCTTAACGGCTACTCTGGAGCAAATTCAAAACGGATTAGGTGCTCTGTTGCCGGAAATTTTGCTCGCGGTTTTTTGTCTTCTGGTTGTTTTTACCGATTTATTTAAATCTAATTTCGCCAAAAGCGCCTTGCCTTTTTTAGCCTTACTAGGATTTGGCTTAGTGCTTTGGGTGCAGTTCTTCGAAGGCTTTTCTATAAGCCGGTATGCCCGTCCCGAACCTTTTCTTTTAGGCTTGTTAATAAAAGATGGATTAAGTATGTATGCTGGTATCTTATTTAATCTGGCGGCTATTCTAACAATTTTGCTGGCTTGGCAATACCAACCATTTAAAACGCATTTTTTTGGTCGCGGCGAGTTTTATGCCTATTTGTTGGTGCTGGTAGTAGGCCTGAACCTAATGGTAAAATCAGCTAATTTATTATTGTTATTCGTGAGTATCGAGTTGGTATCTATTGCCAGTTATTTACTTACCATGATTGTAAAGGAAAATGTGCGTAGTACCGAAGCCGGAATGAAGTATATTCTGTACGGTACCATGGCCGCTGGGGTAATGCTCTACGGAATGTCGTTTCTGTATGGTTTTACCGGGTCCTTGCAATTTTTACAACCGGATTTCTGGCAGGCAGTAAACCAGGTTTATCCGGTAGCGGTAACTGTAGGAATAGTGCTTACTCTGGCTGGTCTTTTATTTAAAATATCGGCGGCTCCTTTTCACTTCTGGGCTCCGGATGTGTACGAAAATACGCCTACTCCCGTAGTCGCTTTATTTTCTACGGCACCCAAAATAGCGGGTATATTAGTGTTGCTGCGCTTTGTGGAAGTATTGAAGGCCCAGAAACTTTACCAAGCCTTGTATTTTGATGTGCTGCTTTTTGTGGCGGGTATTGCTTTGTTTACTTTAGTCATTGGTAATTTTACGGCACTTTGGCAGAGTAAACCCAAACGCATGCTCGCGTACTCGTCGGTATCGCACGCTGGATTTATGCTGGCCGCCTGTTTATCTTTGTCCGGTGATAACCTGAGTAATTTGTTGTTTTACGTTACCATTTTGCTGTTTACAAATTTTGGCATTTTTTTATTTATCCAGGAATTTGAAGAGCAGTTAGGCGTATTTACCTTCCCGGATTTTAGCGGTTGGGGAAAGCATTATCCTTTTATAGGAATAGTAGCCATTGTATTTTTAATTTCTTTAACCGGGTTGCCGCCTACGGCTGGTTTTACGGCCAAATTATTGGTATTTAGCTCGGTTTGGCAAACCTATCAGGTTTCGGGTAATCCGTTGATGCTGTTGCTGGTAGTAGCCGGATTGCTTTTTACCGGGGTAGCTTTTTTTTATTACGTTAAAATTCCGTATTTCTTATTTTTCAAAAGGAATTTCCGTAAAGAAAAAAAGGTTATACCAATAACTTCGCGAGTATTAATCTTGGTCCTGGCTTTGCCGGTAGTAGTTTTTTTCTTTCGAACGGATTGGCTTATAAATTTCATTCATCTTTTTATTAAATAA
- a CDS encoding complex I subunit 4 family protein: MNFILSSLIFLPLAAVLLILALPGRATRLIQVVACSITAIELILAIWLYQQFNATTETGYQFVEKVKWINLSLNSLGYLRINYFLGVDGLSIAMVLLTGIIGLIGAISSFSITKSVKGYYALYLLLLSSIMGCFLALDLFLFYLFFEFMLLPMYFLIGIWGGPRREYAAIKFFIYTLIGSIFILIVIIGLYTSVIDPLATGQQMGLLTNALGDAAGIITKVQDLLAIGKVPRQVLVHTFSIPDIVSAGNFIPGSLLHLTSGKMVGSVSIRLMAFLLLFAGFAIKMPLVPVHTWLPDAHVEAPTPISVVLASLLLKVGAYGLLRIVFPVFPDGAIYFSYFLGVLAVVTIIYGALCALAMSDLKKLIAYSSVSHMGFVLLGLAALTSEGVNGAIYQMFSHGLISAMLFLVVGVIYDRSGSRSIVCFRGLAGTMPAFTTVAVIAFFASLGLPGLAGFIAELLVLLGAFASATTSGILPRWVAIAAMAGMILGAAYYLWALQRMFFGKNWIHPELRERTRLTDLTTREYTLFIPLVILVILFGILPSVLLDKISLGVSGFLQHVLTQGAPQLNQVLNSMP; the protein is encoded by the coding sequence ATGAATTTTATTCTGAGTAGTCTAATTTTTCTTCCCTTAGCAGCGGTTCTGCTTATCCTGGCTCTGCCGGGTAGAGCAACCCGACTTATTCAAGTGGTAGCATGTAGTATTACAGCGATAGAATTAATTTTGGCTATTTGGTTATATCAGCAATTTAATGCCACCACCGAAACAGGTTATCAGTTCGTAGAAAAAGTGAAATGGATTAATTTGAGCTTAAACAGCTTAGGTTACCTGCGGATTAACTATTTTCTGGGGGTAGATGGCTTAAGCATTGCCATGGTATTGCTCACTGGGATTATCGGTTTGATCGGAGCCATTTCGTCTTTCTCCATTACTAAAAGTGTAAAAGGATATTATGCTTTGTATTTGCTGTTATTGAGCAGCATTATGGGGTGTTTTCTGGCGCTCGACTTATTTTTATTTTATCTGTTTTTCGAGTTCATGCTATTGCCCATGTATTTCTTAATTGGAATATGGGGAGGACCGCGCCGGGAGTACGCTGCTATTAAATTTTTTATCTATACCTTAATTGGGTCTATTTTTATTTTAATTGTTATAATCGGGCTATATACCTCCGTGATTGACCCATTAGCAACCGGACAACAAATGGGTTTGTTAACGAATGCTTTAGGAGATGCTGCTGGAATTATTACGAAGGTACAAGACTTATTAGCAATTGGTAAAGTACCGCGACAAGTGCTGGTTCATACTTTCAGCATCCCGGATATAGTTTCGGCGGGCAATTTTATCCCGGGTAGTTTGCTGCACTTAACTTCTGGTAAAATGGTAGGTTCAGTGTCAATCCGGTTAATGGCTTTTCTGCTTTTATTTGCCGGTTTTGCCATTAAAATGCCTTTAGTGCCCGTACATACCTGGCTTCCCGATGCCCACGTAGAAGCCCCCACCCCTATTTCAGTGGTTCTGGCCAGTTTACTGCTAAAAGTGGGGGCGTATGGTTTGCTCCGGATTGTGTTTCCGGTATTTCCCGATGGAGCAATTTATTTTTCTTATTTTTTGGGTGTATTGGCGGTAGTAACTATTATCTACGGTGCCCTTTGTGCTTTAGCAATGAGCGATTTAAAAAAGTTAATTGCTTATTCGTCGGTTTCGCACATGGGTTTTGTATTATTAGGCTTAGCGGCTTTAACTTCGGAAGGAGTAAACGGAGCCATCTATCAGATGTTTAGCCACGGTCTTATATCCGCCATGCTGTTTTTGGTAGTGGGCGTAATTTACGATCGGTCAGGAAGCCGTTCTATTGTTTGTTTTCGGGGGTTAGCCGGTACCATGCCGGCCTTTACTACGGTAGCCGTTATTGCTTTTTTTGCTTCTTTGGGTTTACCAGGGCTGGCGGGCTTTATCGCCGAACTGCTGGTGCTCCTCGGCGCTTTCGCCTCGGCTACTACATCGGGCATTCTGCCACGGTGGGTAGCAATAGCCGCCATGGCGGGTATGATTTTGGGTGCCGCGTATTACCTTTGGGCCTTACAACGGATGTTCTTTGGTAAAAACTGGATTCACCCGGAATTGCGGGAGCGGACCCGACTAACCGATTTAACTACGCGCGAATACACTCTTTTTATTCCGCTGGTAATTTTGGTAATCTTATTCGGTATTTTACCCAGTGTTTTACTCGATAAGATAAGTTTAGGAGTGAGTGGTTTCCTGCAGCACGTTCTCACGCAGGGAGCGCCGCAACTAAATCAGGTTTTAAATTCTATGCCTTAA
- the nuoL gene encoding NADH-quinone oxidoreductase subunit L: MNTDPLTSSLTGTTNLQVALGLLLLPLLAFGICFLFGKKITRQGDWLSIGAGAVIFLLAVYLFSQVWQQPVVHGRFTWFQLAGSAQTHQLFTAGIYLDNLTVLMLVLVTFISLLVQIFSVAYLHADEHYNRYFAFLSLFTFSMLGLVLADNLLIIFIFWELVGFCSYLLIGFWFDRPAAVQASKKAFIVNRVGDVGLLIGLFLLYSIFGTFDLVALKEPLALMQTSFNGNFSLSALPTIEPSLQIPVSLLTLTGLALFCGCVGKSAQFPLQVWLPDAMEGPTPVSALIHAATMVAAGIYLLAKCYAFFTPDALLVIAIVGAITALMGALAACTQFDIKKILAYSTISQLGYMVMGMGVGAHDAALFHLTTHAFFKAALFLNAGIIIHAVHHVLVQEGTEASAVMDAQDIRNMGGLWNKLPYTFYSYLLAAAALVGIPFFSGFLSKEAILIGAWTWAAYGHEKLGNSWWYVVPVIGFLSGALTAYYMTRQLLFIFPGQFRLPFGEKHLRVSEHRETSFLMLGPVILLSLLALGIFYAVNPFSASESWLSAGISVVSLNPQKFLLAGNFLAGLNGSEHSVIHLYTAIVSVLAILLGTGVAWLRFRGNLITTAASYELSALPSRGFSSFIYHNFHLNKLYEAILVQPILWLAQITAKTDQNVIDYGINTFAKILVVFSKIVGWFDRAVVDGLVRTTGALVQLSGNLGRWMQNGKIQTYYIFSLLGLLLLVFYILIF; encoded by the coding sequence TTGAACACCGACCCTCTAACGAGCAGTTTAACCGGAACGACAAACTTACAAGTGGCGCTTGGCTTACTTTTACTGCCTTTACTAGCATTTGGGATTTGTTTTTTATTCGGAAAAAAAATAACTAGGCAAGGTGATTGGCTAAGCATTGGGGCGGGCGCAGTAATTTTTTTGCTGGCAGTATATTTATTTAGCCAAGTCTGGCAGCAACCAGTGGTACATGGCCGCTTTACCTGGTTCCAGTTGGCCGGTTCCGCTCAAACGCATCAACTTTTTACAGCCGGAATTTACCTCGATAATCTGACAGTATTAATGCTGGTGCTGGTTACTTTTATTTCTTTATTAGTCCAAATATTTTCCGTAGCCTACCTGCACGCCGATGAACATTACAACCGCTATTTTGCCTTCCTGAGTTTATTTACTTTTAGTATGCTGGGCCTGGTACTGGCCGATAATTTACTAATTATATTTATTTTCTGGGAACTGGTAGGTTTTTGCTCTTACCTGCTCATTGGTTTTTGGTTCGACCGGCCCGCTGCTGTTCAAGCCAGTAAAAAAGCTTTCATTGTTAACCGCGTCGGCGATGTAGGTTTACTGATCGGATTGTTTTTGTTGTACAGCATTTTTGGAACATTCGATTTGGTGGCACTCAAAGAGCCTTTAGCTCTAATGCAAACAAGTTTTAATGGTAATTTTAGCTTGTCTGCTCTTCCAACCATTGAACCATCACTCCAAATTCCAGTTAGTTTGCTTACTTTAACCGGATTAGCCTTATTTTGCGGTTGCGTAGGTAAATCGGCCCAATTCCCGCTACAAGTTTGGCTACCCGATGCCATGGAAGGGCCCACCCCGGTTTCGGCGCTTATTCACGCCGCTACTATGGTGGCAGCTGGTATTTACCTTTTAGCTAAATGCTACGCCTTTTTTACGCCCGATGCTTTACTAGTTATTGCCATAGTAGGAGCCATTACGGCTTTAATGGGTGCTTTAGCAGCGTGTACGCAGTTTGATATTAAAAAAATATTGGCTTATTCTACTATCTCGCAATTAGGCTATATGGTAATGGGTATGGGGGTAGGAGCGCACGATGCGGCATTGTTCCACCTGACAACGCACGCTTTTTTTAAGGCGGCGCTTTTCCTGAACGCCGGTATTATTATTCACGCGGTGCACCATGTGCTGGTACAGGAGGGAACCGAAGCATCTGCCGTTATGGATGCCCAGGATATTCGCAACATGGGAGGATTATGGAATAAACTGCCGTACACTTTTTATTCGTATTTGTTAGCGGCCGCCGCTTTGGTGGGCATACCTTTTTTTTCCGGATTTTTGTCCAAAGAGGCTATTTTAATCGGGGCCTGGACGTGGGCAGCTTACGGGCACGAAAAACTGGGTAATAGCTGGTGGTATGTAGTGCCGGTAATTGGGTTTTTATCGGGGGCTTTAACCGCCTACTATATGACGCGCCAATTATTATTTATCTTTCCGGGCCAGTTCCGGTTACCTTTCGGAGAAAAGCATTTGCGGGTAAGCGAACACCGTGAAACTTCCTTTTTAATGCTCGGGCCGGTGATTCTTTTATCTTTGTTGGCTTTAGGTATTTTTTACGCCGTTAATCCTTTTAGCGCCAGCGAAAGCTGGCTATCTGCTGGTATTTCTGTAGTATCCTTAAATCCGCAAAAGTTTTTGCTTGCCGGTAATTTCCTGGCAGGATTAAACGGTTCGGAGCATTCAGTCATTCATCTTTACACGGCAATAGTGTCCGTTTTAGCAATTTTATTGGGAACTGGCGTAGCCTGGTTACGTTTTCGGGGTAATCTTATTACTACCGCAGCCAGTTACGAATTATCGGCGCTGCCCTCCAGAGGGTTTTCGAGTTTCATTTACCATAACTTTCATCTGAATAAGTTGTATGAAGCCATTTTGGTACAACCTATATTGTGGCTGGCTCAAATAACGGCTAAAACCGACCAAAATGTTATTGATTACGGCATAAATACTTTCGCGAAAATTCTGGTAGTTTTTTCTAAAATTGTAGGTTGGTTTGACCGGGCAGTGGTAGACGGGTTGGTACGAACGACGGGAGCATTGGTGCAATTATCCGGTAACTTAGGCCGCTGGATGCAGAATGGTAAAATCCAGACGTATTATATATTTTCACTTTTAGGCTTGTTATTGCTCGTTTTTTACATTTTAATCTTTTAA
- the nuoK gene encoding NADH-quinone oxidoreductase subunit NuoK, giving the protein MASIPLEHLLLLSAALFCIGVLAIVTKRHAVAVLMGIELIFNAANLNLIAFSQHDPNLLQGQVFALFVIIIAAAEAAIALAIILKVYQYFNTVNVNEVDTSRG; this is encoded by the coding sequence ATGGCGTCTATTCCGCTCGAACATTTGCTGTTATTAAGTGCTGCCTTGTTCTGCATTGGAGTTTTGGCCATTGTAACCAAGCGCCACGCCGTAGCGGTGTTAATGGGAATTGAGCTAATTTTTAATGCGGCTAATTTAAACTTAATCGCCTTTAGTCAACACGATCCAAATTTATTGCAAGGGCAGGTTTTTGCGCTCTTCGTAATTATTATTGCCGCCGCGGAGGCCGCAATTGCCTTGGCTATAATTTTAAAAGTGTATCAATATTTTAATACCGTAAACGTAAACGAGGTAGATACTTCGCGCGGATAA